In the genome of Osmerus mordax isolate fOsmMor3 chromosome 15, fOsmMor3.pri, whole genome shotgun sequence, one region contains:
- the cdk8 gene encoding cyclin-dependent kinase 8 isoform X6: protein MDYDFKVKLTGERERVEDLFEYEGCKVGRGTYGHVYKAKRKDGKDDKDYALKQIEGTGISMSACREIALLRELKHPNVISLQKVFLSHADRKVWLLFDYAEHDLWHIIKFHRASKANKKPLQLPRGMVKSLLYQILDGIHYLHANWVLHRDLKPANILVMGEGPERGRVKIADMGFARLFNSPLKPLADLDPVVVTFWYRAPELLLGARHYTKAIDIWAIGCIFAELLTSEPIFHCRQEDIKTSNPYHHDQLDRIFNVMGFPADKDWEDIKKMPEHSTLMKDFRRNTYTNCSLIKYMEKHKVKPDSKAFHLLQKLLTMDPIRRITSEQAMQDSYFLEEPLPTSDVFAGCQIPYPKREFLTEEEPEDKADKVRNLGF, encoded by the exons ATGGACTATGATTTTAAAGTGAAGCTGAccggagaaagagagcgagtcgAAGACCTCTTCGAATACGAGGGGTGCAAAGTGGGAAGAGGCACATACGGTCATGTATataaagcaaagagaaaagATGG AAAGGACGATAAGGACTATGCCCTGAAGCAAATAGAAGGCACTGGCATCTCCATGTCGGCGTGCAGAGAGATTGCA CTGCTGAGGGAGCTGAAGCACCCAAATGTAATCTCACTGCAGAAGGTGTTCTTGTCACATGCAGACCGCAAGGTCTGGTTGCTGTTCGACTACGCCGAGCACGACCTctgg CACATCATAAAGTTCCACAGAGCCTCCAAGGCCAATAAGAAGCCCCTGCAGCTGCCCAGGGGGATGGTGAAGTCCCTGCTCTACCAGATCCTGGACGGCATACACTACCTGCACGCCAACTGGGTCCTTCACAGAGACCTG AAACCTGCCAATATCCTAGTGATGGGGGAGGGcccagagaggggaagggtgaaGATTG CGGACATGGGCTTTGCACGTCTGTTTAACTCACCGCTGAAGCCTTTAGCAGACCTGGATCCTGTGGTGGTCACCTTCTGGTACAGAGCACcagagctgctgctgggggCCAGGCATTACACCAAAGCCATCG acaTCTGGGCGATCGGCTGTATCTTTGCGGAGCTGCTGACCTCTGAGCCCATCTTCCACTGTCGCCAGGAGGACATTAAGACCAGTAACCCCTACCACCACGACCAGCTGGACCGCATTTTCAACGTCATGGGCTTCCCAGCAG ATAAGGACTGGGAGGACATCAAGAAGATGCCAGAACACTCGACCTTGATGAAAGATTTCAGAAGGAAcac GTATACAAACTGCAGCCTTATAAAGTATATGGAAAAACACAAAGTCAAACCGGACAGCAAAGCATTCCACTTG CTGCAGAAACTGCTGACGATGGATCCCATCCGCAGGATCACTTCTGAGCAGGCCATGCAGGACTCCTACTTCCTGGAGGAACCTCTGCCAACTTCAga TGTGTTCGCGGGCTGTCAGATCCCCTACCCCAAGAGAGAGTTTCTGACGGAGGAGGAGCCGGAGGACAAGGCCGATAAAGTAAGAAAT TTGGGTTTTTAA
- the cdk8 gene encoding cyclin-dependent kinase 8 isoform X3 — MDYDFKVKLTGERERVEDLFEYEGCKVGRGTYGHVYKAKRKDGKDDKDYALKQIEGTGISMSACREIALLRELKHPNVISLQKVFLSHADRKVWLLFDYAEHDLWHIIKFHRASKANKKPLQLPRGMVKSLLYQILDGIHYLHANWVLHRDLKPANILVMGEGPERGRVKIADMGFARLFNSPLKPLADLDPVVVTFWYRAPELLLGARHYTKAIDIWAIGCIFAELLTSEPIFHCRQEDIKTSNPYHHDQLDRIFNVMGFPADKDWEDIKKMPEHSTLMKDFRRNTYTNCSLIKYMEKHKVKPDSKAFHLLQKLLTMDPIRRITSEQAMQDSYFLEEPLPTSDVFAGCQIPYPKREFLTEEEPEDKADKQQQQQQQQANNHTNGAGHTGNPDNSHAQGPPLKKVRVVPPTTTSSGLIMTSDYQRSNPHAAYQNPGPSTSLPQNSMGYSSTSQQPPQYSHQSHRY; from the exons ATGGACTATGATTTTAAAGTGAAGCTGAccggagaaagagagcgagtcgAAGACCTCTTCGAATACGAGGGGTGCAAAGTGGGAAGAGGCACATACGGTCATGTATataaagcaaagagaaaagATGG AAAGGACGATAAGGACTATGCCCTGAAGCAAATAGAAGGCACTGGCATCTCCATGTCGGCGTGCAGAGAGATTGCA CTGCTGAGGGAGCTGAAGCACCCAAATGTAATCTCACTGCAGAAGGTGTTCTTGTCACATGCAGACCGCAAGGTCTGGTTGCTGTTCGACTACGCCGAGCACGACCTctgg CACATCATAAAGTTCCACAGAGCCTCCAAGGCCAATAAGAAGCCCCTGCAGCTGCCCAGGGGGATGGTGAAGTCCCTGCTCTACCAGATCCTGGACGGCATACACTACCTGCACGCCAACTGGGTCCTTCACAGAGACCTG AAACCTGCCAATATCCTAGTGATGGGGGAGGGcccagagaggggaagggtgaaGATTG CGGACATGGGCTTTGCACGTCTGTTTAACTCACCGCTGAAGCCTTTAGCAGACCTGGATCCTGTGGTGGTCACCTTCTGGTACAGAGCACcagagctgctgctgggggCCAGGCATTACACCAAAGCCATCG acaTCTGGGCGATCGGCTGTATCTTTGCGGAGCTGCTGACCTCTGAGCCCATCTTCCACTGTCGCCAGGAGGACATTAAGACCAGTAACCCCTACCACCACGACCAGCTGGACCGCATTTTCAACGTCATGGGCTTCCCAGCAG ATAAGGACTGGGAGGACATCAAGAAGATGCCAGAACACTCGACCTTGATGAAAGATTTCAGAAGGAAcac GTATACAAACTGCAGCCTTATAAAGTATATGGAAAAACACAAAGTCAAACCGGACAGCAAAGCATTCCACTTG CTGCAGAAACTGCTGACGATGGATCCCATCCGCAGGATCACTTCTGAGCAGGCCATGCAGGACTCCTACTTCCTGGAGGAACCTCTGCCAACTTCAga TGTGTTCGCGGGCTGTCAGATCCCCTACCCCAAGAGAGAGTTTCTGACGGAGGAGGAGCCGGAGGACAAGGCCGATAAA cagcagcagcagcagcagcagcaggctaaTAACCACACCAACGGAGCCGGGCATACCGGTAACCCTGACAACAGCCACGCCCAGGGCCCTCCTCTGAAGAAGGTGCGAGTGGTCCCGCCCACCACTACCTCAAGTGGCCTCATCATGACCTCAGACTACCAG CGCTCCAATCCCCATGCTGCTTATCAGAACCCAGGACCAAGCACATCACTGCCCCAGAACAGCATGGGATACTCCTCTACGTCCCAGCAGCCTCCGCAGTACTCTCACCAGAGTCACCGCTACTGA
- the cdk8 gene encoding cyclin-dependent kinase 8 isoform X4, whose product MDYDFKVKLTGERERVEDLFEYEGCKVGRGTYGHVYKAKRKDGKDDKDYALKQIEGTGISMSACREIALLRELKHPNVISLQKVFLSHADRKVWLLFDYAEHDLWHIIKFHRASKANKKPLQLPRGMVKSLLYQILDGIHYLHANWVLHRDLKPANILVMGEGPERGRVKIADMGFARLFNSPLKPLADLDPVVVTFWYRAPELLLGARHYTKAIDIWAIGCIFAELLTSEPIFHCRQEDIKTSNPYHHDQLDRIFNVMGFPADKDWEDIKKMPEHSTLMKDFRRNTYTNCSLIKYMEKHKVKPDSKAFHLLQKLLTMDPIRRITSEQAMQDSYFLEEPLPTSDVFAGCQIPYPKREFLTEEEPEDKADKVRNKNQQQQQQQQQANNHTNGAGHTGNPDNSHAQGPPLKKRSNPHAAYQNPGPSTSLPQNSMGYSSTSQQPPQYSHQSHRY is encoded by the exons ATGGACTATGATTTTAAAGTGAAGCTGAccggagaaagagagcgagtcgAAGACCTCTTCGAATACGAGGGGTGCAAAGTGGGAAGAGGCACATACGGTCATGTATataaagcaaagagaaaagATGG AAAGGACGATAAGGACTATGCCCTGAAGCAAATAGAAGGCACTGGCATCTCCATGTCGGCGTGCAGAGAGATTGCA CTGCTGAGGGAGCTGAAGCACCCAAATGTAATCTCACTGCAGAAGGTGTTCTTGTCACATGCAGACCGCAAGGTCTGGTTGCTGTTCGACTACGCCGAGCACGACCTctgg CACATCATAAAGTTCCACAGAGCCTCCAAGGCCAATAAGAAGCCCCTGCAGCTGCCCAGGGGGATGGTGAAGTCCCTGCTCTACCAGATCCTGGACGGCATACACTACCTGCACGCCAACTGGGTCCTTCACAGAGACCTG AAACCTGCCAATATCCTAGTGATGGGGGAGGGcccagagaggggaagggtgaaGATTG CGGACATGGGCTTTGCACGTCTGTTTAACTCACCGCTGAAGCCTTTAGCAGACCTGGATCCTGTGGTGGTCACCTTCTGGTACAGAGCACcagagctgctgctgggggCCAGGCATTACACCAAAGCCATCG acaTCTGGGCGATCGGCTGTATCTTTGCGGAGCTGCTGACCTCTGAGCCCATCTTCCACTGTCGCCAGGAGGACATTAAGACCAGTAACCCCTACCACCACGACCAGCTGGACCGCATTTTCAACGTCATGGGCTTCCCAGCAG ATAAGGACTGGGAGGACATCAAGAAGATGCCAGAACACTCGACCTTGATGAAAGATTTCAGAAGGAAcac GTATACAAACTGCAGCCTTATAAAGTATATGGAAAAACACAAAGTCAAACCGGACAGCAAAGCATTCCACTTG CTGCAGAAACTGCTGACGATGGATCCCATCCGCAGGATCACTTCTGAGCAGGCCATGCAGGACTCCTACTTCCTGGAGGAACCTCTGCCAACTTCAga TGTGTTCGCGGGCTGTCAGATCCCCTACCCCAAGAGAGAGTTTCTGACGGAGGAGGAGCCGGAGGACAAGGCCGATAAAGTAAGAAAT AagaaccagcagcagcagcagcagcagcagcaggctaaTAACCACACCAACGGAGCCGGGCATACCGGTAACCCTGACAACAGCCACGCCCAGGGCCCTCCTCTGAAGAAG CGCTCCAATCCCCATGCTGCTTATCAGAACCCAGGACCAAGCACATCACTGCCCCAGAACAGCATGGGATACTCCTCTACGTCCCAGCAGCCTCCGCAGTACTCTCACCAGAGTCACCGCTACTGA
- the cdk8 gene encoding cyclin-dependent kinase 8 isoform X5, with product MDYDFKVKLTGERERVEDLFEYEGCKVGRGTYGHVYKAKRKDGKDDKDYALKQIEGTGISMSACREIALLRELKHPNVISLQKVFLSHADRKVWLLFDYAEHDLWHIIKFHRASKANKKPLQLPRGMVKSLLYQILDGIHYLHANWVLHRDLKPANILVMGEGPERGRVKIADMGFARLFNSPLKPLADLDPVVVTFWYRAPELLLGARHYTKAIDIWAIGCIFAELLTSEPIFHCRQEDIKTSNPYHHDQLDRIFNVMGFPADKDWEDIKKMPEHSTLMKDFRRNTYTNCSLIKYMEKHKVKPDSKAFHLLQKLLTMDPIRRITSEQAMQDSYFLEEPLPTSDVFAGCQIPYPKREFLTEEEPEDKADKVRNQQQQQQQQANNHTNGAGHTGNPDNSHAQGPPLKKRSNPHAAYQNPGPSTSLPQNSMGYSSTSQQPPQYSHQSHRY from the exons ATGGACTATGATTTTAAAGTGAAGCTGAccggagaaagagagcgagtcgAAGACCTCTTCGAATACGAGGGGTGCAAAGTGGGAAGAGGCACATACGGTCATGTATataaagcaaagagaaaagATGG AAAGGACGATAAGGACTATGCCCTGAAGCAAATAGAAGGCACTGGCATCTCCATGTCGGCGTGCAGAGAGATTGCA CTGCTGAGGGAGCTGAAGCACCCAAATGTAATCTCACTGCAGAAGGTGTTCTTGTCACATGCAGACCGCAAGGTCTGGTTGCTGTTCGACTACGCCGAGCACGACCTctgg CACATCATAAAGTTCCACAGAGCCTCCAAGGCCAATAAGAAGCCCCTGCAGCTGCCCAGGGGGATGGTGAAGTCCCTGCTCTACCAGATCCTGGACGGCATACACTACCTGCACGCCAACTGGGTCCTTCACAGAGACCTG AAACCTGCCAATATCCTAGTGATGGGGGAGGGcccagagaggggaagggtgaaGATTG CGGACATGGGCTTTGCACGTCTGTTTAACTCACCGCTGAAGCCTTTAGCAGACCTGGATCCTGTGGTGGTCACCTTCTGGTACAGAGCACcagagctgctgctgggggCCAGGCATTACACCAAAGCCATCG acaTCTGGGCGATCGGCTGTATCTTTGCGGAGCTGCTGACCTCTGAGCCCATCTTCCACTGTCGCCAGGAGGACATTAAGACCAGTAACCCCTACCACCACGACCAGCTGGACCGCATTTTCAACGTCATGGGCTTCCCAGCAG ATAAGGACTGGGAGGACATCAAGAAGATGCCAGAACACTCGACCTTGATGAAAGATTTCAGAAGGAAcac GTATACAAACTGCAGCCTTATAAAGTATATGGAAAAACACAAAGTCAAACCGGACAGCAAAGCATTCCACTTG CTGCAGAAACTGCTGACGATGGATCCCATCCGCAGGATCACTTCTGAGCAGGCCATGCAGGACTCCTACTTCCTGGAGGAACCTCTGCCAACTTCAga TGTGTTCGCGGGCTGTCAGATCCCCTACCCCAAGAGAGAGTTTCTGACGGAGGAGGAGCCGGAGGACAAGGCCGATAAAGTAAGAAAT cagcagcagcagcagcagcagcaggctaaTAACCACACCAACGGAGCCGGGCATACCGGTAACCCTGACAACAGCCACGCCCAGGGCCCTCCTCTGAAGAAG CGCTCCAATCCCCATGCTGCTTATCAGAACCCAGGACCAAGCACATCACTGCCCCAGAACAGCATGGGATACTCCTCTACGTCCCAGCAGCCTCCGCAGTACTCTCACCAGAGTCACCGCTACTGA
- the cdk8 gene encoding cyclin-dependent kinase 8 isoform X2 translates to MDYDFKVKLTGERERVEDLFEYEGCKVGRGTYGHVYKAKRKDGKDDKDYALKQIEGTGISMSACREIALLRELKHPNVISLQKVFLSHADRKVWLLFDYAEHDLWHIIKFHRASKANKKPLQLPRGMVKSLLYQILDGIHYLHANWVLHRDLKPANILVMGEGPERGRVKIADMGFARLFNSPLKPLADLDPVVVTFWYRAPELLLGARHYTKAIDIWAIGCIFAELLTSEPIFHCRQEDIKTSNPYHHDQLDRIFNVMGFPADKDWEDIKKMPEHSTLMKDFRRNTYTNCSLIKYMEKHKVKPDSKAFHLLQKLLTMDPIRRITSEQAMQDSYFLEEPLPTSDVFAGCQIPYPKREFLTEEEPEDKADKVRNQQQQQQQQANNHTNGAGHTGNPDNSHAQGPPLKKVRVVPPTTTSSGLIMTSDYQRSNPHAAYQNPGPSTSLPQNSMGYSSTSQQPPQYSHQSHRY, encoded by the exons ATGGACTATGATTTTAAAGTGAAGCTGAccggagaaagagagcgagtcgAAGACCTCTTCGAATACGAGGGGTGCAAAGTGGGAAGAGGCACATACGGTCATGTATataaagcaaagagaaaagATGG AAAGGACGATAAGGACTATGCCCTGAAGCAAATAGAAGGCACTGGCATCTCCATGTCGGCGTGCAGAGAGATTGCA CTGCTGAGGGAGCTGAAGCACCCAAATGTAATCTCACTGCAGAAGGTGTTCTTGTCACATGCAGACCGCAAGGTCTGGTTGCTGTTCGACTACGCCGAGCACGACCTctgg CACATCATAAAGTTCCACAGAGCCTCCAAGGCCAATAAGAAGCCCCTGCAGCTGCCCAGGGGGATGGTGAAGTCCCTGCTCTACCAGATCCTGGACGGCATACACTACCTGCACGCCAACTGGGTCCTTCACAGAGACCTG AAACCTGCCAATATCCTAGTGATGGGGGAGGGcccagagaggggaagggtgaaGATTG CGGACATGGGCTTTGCACGTCTGTTTAACTCACCGCTGAAGCCTTTAGCAGACCTGGATCCTGTGGTGGTCACCTTCTGGTACAGAGCACcagagctgctgctgggggCCAGGCATTACACCAAAGCCATCG acaTCTGGGCGATCGGCTGTATCTTTGCGGAGCTGCTGACCTCTGAGCCCATCTTCCACTGTCGCCAGGAGGACATTAAGACCAGTAACCCCTACCACCACGACCAGCTGGACCGCATTTTCAACGTCATGGGCTTCCCAGCAG ATAAGGACTGGGAGGACATCAAGAAGATGCCAGAACACTCGACCTTGATGAAAGATTTCAGAAGGAAcac GTATACAAACTGCAGCCTTATAAAGTATATGGAAAAACACAAAGTCAAACCGGACAGCAAAGCATTCCACTTG CTGCAGAAACTGCTGACGATGGATCCCATCCGCAGGATCACTTCTGAGCAGGCCATGCAGGACTCCTACTTCCTGGAGGAACCTCTGCCAACTTCAga TGTGTTCGCGGGCTGTCAGATCCCCTACCCCAAGAGAGAGTTTCTGACGGAGGAGGAGCCGGAGGACAAGGCCGATAAAGTAAGAAAT cagcagcagcagcagcagcagcaggctaaTAACCACACCAACGGAGCCGGGCATACCGGTAACCCTGACAACAGCCACGCCCAGGGCCCTCCTCTGAAGAAGGTGCGAGTGGTCCCGCCCACCACTACCTCAAGTGGCCTCATCATGACCTCAGACTACCAG CGCTCCAATCCCCATGCTGCTTATCAGAACCCAGGACCAAGCACATCACTGCCCCAGAACAGCATGGGATACTCCTCTACGTCCCAGCAGCCTCCGCAGTACTCTCACCAGAGTCACCGCTACTGA
- the cdk8 gene encoding cyclin-dependent kinase 8 isoform X7, with the protein MDYDFKVKLTGERERVEDLFEYEGCKVGRGTYGHVYKAKRKDGKDDKDYALKQIEGTGISMSACREIALLRELKHPNVISLQKVFLSHADRKVWLLFDYAEHDLWHIIKFHRASKANKKPLQLPRGMVKSLLYQILDGIHYLHANWVLHRDLKPANILVMGEGPERGRVKIADMGFARLFNSPLKPLADLDPVVVTFWYRAPELLLGARHYTKAIDIWAIGCIFAELLTSEPIFHCRQEDIKTSNPYHHDQLDRIFNVMGFPADKDWEDIKKMPEHSTLMKDFRRNTYTNCSLIKYMEKHKVKPDSKAFHLLQKLLTMDPIRRITSEQAMQDSYFLEEPLPTSDVFAGCQIPYPKREFLTEEEPEDKADKLGF; encoded by the exons ATGGACTATGATTTTAAAGTGAAGCTGAccggagaaagagagcgagtcgAAGACCTCTTCGAATACGAGGGGTGCAAAGTGGGAAGAGGCACATACGGTCATGTATataaagcaaagagaaaagATGG AAAGGACGATAAGGACTATGCCCTGAAGCAAATAGAAGGCACTGGCATCTCCATGTCGGCGTGCAGAGAGATTGCA CTGCTGAGGGAGCTGAAGCACCCAAATGTAATCTCACTGCAGAAGGTGTTCTTGTCACATGCAGACCGCAAGGTCTGGTTGCTGTTCGACTACGCCGAGCACGACCTctgg CACATCATAAAGTTCCACAGAGCCTCCAAGGCCAATAAGAAGCCCCTGCAGCTGCCCAGGGGGATGGTGAAGTCCCTGCTCTACCAGATCCTGGACGGCATACACTACCTGCACGCCAACTGGGTCCTTCACAGAGACCTG AAACCTGCCAATATCCTAGTGATGGGGGAGGGcccagagaggggaagggtgaaGATTG CGGACATGGGCTTTGCACGTCTGTTTAACTCACCGCTGAAGCCTTTAGCAGACCTGGATCCTGTGGTGGTCACCTTCTGGTACAGAGCACcagagctgctgctgggggCCAGGCATTACACCAAAGCCATCG acaTCTGGGCGATCGGCTGTATCTTTGCGGAGCTGCTGACCTCTGAGCCCATCTTCCACTGTCGCCAGGAGGACATTAAGACCAGTAACCCCTACCACCACGACCAGCTGGACCGCATTTTCAACGTCATGGGCTTCCCAGCAG ATAAGGACTGGGAGGACATCAAGAAGATGCCAGAACACTCGACCTTGATGAAAGATTTCAGAAGGAAcac GTATACAAACTGCAGCCTTATAAAGTATATGGAAAAACACAAAGTCAAACCGGACAGCAAAGCATTCCACTTG CTGCAGAAACTGCTGACGATGGATCCCATCCGCAGGATCACTTCTGAGCAGGCCATGCAGGACTCCTACTTCCTGGAGGAACCTCTGCCAACTTCAga TGTGTTCGCGGGCTGTCAGATCCCCTACCCCAAGAGAGAGTTTCTGACGGAGGAGGAGCCGGAGGACAAGGCCGATAAA TTGGGTTTTTAA
- the cdk8 gene encoding cyclin-dependent kinase 8 isoform X1, with product MDYDFKVKLTGERERVEDLFEYEGCKVGRGTYGHVYKAKRKDGKDDKDYALKQIEGTGISMSACREIALLRELKHPNVISLQKVFLSHADRKVWLLFDYAEHDLWHIIKFHRASKANKKPLQLPRGMVKSLLYQILDGIHYLHANWVLHRDLKPANILVMGEGPERGRVKIADMGFARLFNSPLKPLADLDPVVVTFWYRAPELLLGARHYTKAIDIWAIGCIFAELLTSEPIFHCRQEDIKTSNPYHHDQLDRIFNVMGFPADKDWEDIKKMPEHSTLMKDFRRNTYTNCSLIKYMEKHKVKPDSKAFHLLQKLLTMDPIRRITSEQAMQDSYFLEEPLPTSDVFAGCQIPYPKREFLTEEEPEDKADKVRNKNQQQQQQQQQANNHTNGAGHTGNPDNSHAQGPPLKKVRVVPPTTTSSGLIMTSDYQRSNPHAAYQNPGPSTSLPQNSMGYSSTSQQPPQYSHQSHRY from the exons ATGGACTATGATTTTAAAGTGAAGCTGAccggagaaagagagcgagtcgAAGACCTCTTCGAATACGAGGGGTGCAAAGTGGGAAGAGGCACATACGGTCATGTATataaagcaaagagaaaagATGG AAAGGACGATAAGGACTATGCCCTGAAGCAAATAGAAGGCACTGGCATCTCCATGTCGGCGTGCAGAGAGATTGCA CTGCTGAGGGAGCTGAAGCACCCAAATGTAATCTCACTGCAGAAGGTGTTCTTGTCACATGCAGACCGCAAGGTCTGGTTGCTGTTCGACTACGCCGAGCACGACCTctgg CACATCATAAAGTTCCACAGAGCCTCCAAGGCCAATAAGAAGCCCCTGCAGCTGCCCAGGGGGATGGTGAAGTCCCTGCTCTACCAGATCCTGGACGGCATACACTACCTGCACGCCAACTGGGTCCTTCACAGAGACCTG AAACCTGCCAATATCCTAGTGATGGGGGAGGGcccagagaggggaagggtgaaGATTG CGGACATGGGCTTTGCACGTCTGTTTAACTCACCGCTGAAGCCTTTAGCAGACCTGGATCCTGTGGTGGTCACCTTCTGGTACAGAGCACcagagctgctgctgggggCCAGGCATTACACCAAAGCCATCG acaTCTGGGCGATCGGCTGTATCTTTGCGGAGCTGCTGACCTCTGAGCCCATCTTCCACTGTCGCCAGGAGGACATTAAGACCAGTAACCCCTACCACCACGACCAGCTGGACCGCATTTTCAACGTCATGGGCTTCCCAGCAG ATAAGGACTGGGAGGACATCAAGAAGATGCCAGAACACTCGACCTTGATGAAAGATTTCAGAAGGAAcac GTATACAAACTGCAGCCTTATAAAGTATATGGAAAAACACAAAGTCAAACCGGACAGCAAAGCATTCCACTTG CTGCAGAAACTGCTGACGATGGATCCCATCCGCAGGATCACTTCTGAGCAGGCCATGCAGGACTCCTACTTCCTGGAGGAACCTCTGCCAACTTCAga TGTGTTCGCGGGCTGTCAGATCCCCTACCCCAAGAGAGAGTTTCTGACGGAGGAGGAGCCGGAGGACAAGGCCGATAAAGTAAGAAAT AagaaccagcagcagcagcagcagcagcagcaggctaaTAACCACACCAACGGAGCCGGGCATACCGGTAACCCTGACAACAGCCACGCCCAGGGCCCTCCTCTGAAGAAGGTGCGAGTGGTCCCGCCCACCACTACCTCAAGTGGCCTCATCATGACCTCAGACTACCAG CGCTCCAATCCCCATGCTGCTTATCAGAACCCAGGACCAAGCACATCACTGCCCCAGAACAGCATGGGATACTCCTCTACGTCCCAGCAGCCTCCGCAGTACTCTCACCAGAGTCACCGCTACTGA
- the cdk8 gene encoding cyclin-dependent kinase 8 isoform X8 — translation MGFARLFNSPLKPLADLDPVVVTFWYRAPELLLGARHYTKAIDIWAIGCIFAELLTSEPIFHCRQEDIKTSNPYHHDQLDRIFNVMGFPADKDWEDIKKMPEHSTLMKDFRRNTYTNCSLIKYMEKHKVKPDSKAFHLLQKLLTMDPIRRITSEQAMQDSYFLEEPLPTSDVFAGCQIPYPKREFLTEEEPEDKADKVRNKNQQQQQQQQQANNHTNGAGHTGNPDNSHAQGPPLKKVRVVPPTTTSSGLIMTSDYQRSNPHAAYQNPGPSTSLPQNSMGYSSTSQQPPQYSHQSHRY, via the exons ATGGGCTTTGCACGTCTGTTTAACTCACCGCTGAAGCCTTTAGCAGACCTGGATCCTGTGGTGGTCACCTTCTGGTACAGAGCACcagagctgctgctgggggCCAGGCATTACACCAAAGCCATCG acaTCTGGGCGATCGGCTGTATCTTTGCGGAGCTGCTGACCTCTGAGCCCATCTTCCACTGTCGCCAGGAGGACATTAAGACCAGTAACCCCTACCACCACGACCAGCTGGACCGCATTTTCAACGTCATGGGCTTCCCAGCAG ATAAGGACTGGGAGGACATCAAGAAGATGCCAGAACACTCGACCTTGATGAAAGATTTCAGAAGGAAcac GTATACAAACTGCAGCCTTATAAAGTATATGGAAAAACACAAAGTCAAACCGGACAGCAAAGCATTCCACTTG CTGCAGAAACTGCTGACGATGGATCCCATCCGCAGGATCACTTCTGAGCAGGCCATGCAGGACTCCTACTTCCTGGAGGAACCTCTGCCAACTTCAga TGTGTTCGCGGGCTGTCAGATCCCCTACCCCAAGAGAGAGTTTCTGACGGAGGAGGAGCCGGAGGACAAGGCCGATAAAGTAAGAAAT AagaaccagcagcagcagcagcagcagcagcaggctaaTAACCACACCAACGGAGCCGGGCATACCGGTAACCCTGACAACAGCCACGCCCAGGGCCCTCCTCTGAAGAAGGTGCGAGTGGTCCCGCCCACCACTACCTCAAGTGGCCTCATCATGACCTCAGACTACCAG CGCTCCAATCCCCATGCTGCTTATCAGAACCCAGGACCAAGCACATCACTGCCCCAGAACAGCATGGGATACTCCTCTACGTCCCAGCAGCCTCCGCAGTACTCTCACCAGAGTCACCGCTACTGA